A window of the Equus asinus isolate D_3611 breed Donkey chromosome 20, EquAss-T2T_v2, whole genome shotgun sequence genome harbors these coding sequences:
- the LOC106823672 gene encoding olfactory receptor 7D4-like — MESGNHTEVSEFLLLGLSEDPELQPLLFGVFLSMYLITVLGNLLIILVIGTDSHLHTPMYFFLSNLSFIDICFISTTIPKMLVNIQTQSKDISYMGCLTQVCFLTIFVGLDNFLLTVMAYDRFVAICHPLHYTVIMNPRLCGLLVLISWLIIFWISLIHILLIMRLTFCIGTEIPHFFCELAQVLKLARSDTLINNIFLYVTTALLCVFPLTGILFSYAHIVSSLMKMNSTEGKYKAFSTCGSHLSVVSLFYGTGLGVYLSSAVIHSSQRNSIASVMYTVVTPMLNPFIYSLRNKDVKRALGRPLSRAASCL; from the coding sequence ATGGAATCAGGAAACCACACCGAAGTCTCAGAATTCCTCCTCTTGGGTCTCTCAGAGGATCCTGAACTGCAGCCCCTGCTCTTTGGAGTGTTCCTGTCCATGTACCTGATCACTGTGCTTGGGAACCTGCTCATAATCCTAGTCATCGGCActgactcccacctccacacccccatgtacttcttcctctccaatctgTCATTCATAGACATCTGCTTCATCTCCACCACCATCCCAAAGATGCTAGTGAACATCCAGACACAGAGCAAAGACATTTCCTACATGGGATGTCTCACTCAAGTGTGTTTTCTTACAATTTTTGTTGGACTGGACAATTTCCTCCTGAccgtgatggcctatgaccggttTGTGGCCATATGCCACCCCCTGCACTACACAGTGATCATGAACCCACGCCTTTGTGGCCTCCTGGTTCTGATATCTTGGCTCATCATTTTCTGGATATCCTTGATTCATATTCTGTTAATAATGAGGTTGACATTCTGTATAGGCACAGAAATTCCACATTTCTTCTGTGAACTGGCTCAGGTTCTCAAATTAGCCCGCTCTGACACTCTAATTAATaacatctttttgtatgtgaCAACTGCCCTGCTGTGTGTGTTTCCTCTCACTGGAATCCTCTTTTCCTACGCTCATATTGTCTCCTCCTTAATGAAGATGAATTCTACTGAGGGAAAGTATAAAGCATTTTCCACCTGTGGGTCACACCTTTCAGTGGTCTCCTTATTCTATGGAACAGGCCTAGGGGTTTACCTGAGTTCTGCTGTGATCCATTCTTCCCAGAGAAACTCAATCGCCTCAGTGATGTATACCGTGGtcacccccatgctgaaccccttcatctacagcctgaggaacaaggaTGTTAAGAGAGCCCTGGGAAGGCCCCTCAGCAGAGCAGCCTCTTGTCTGTGA